Proteins from one Gimesia maris genomic window:
- a CDS encoding DUF3500 domain-containing protein, translating into MKTYHSFSSLALLTCLTVSLGSSNLTFAEPTKAQQAAINRASREMASAAKRFLASLPEEQRKAATFKLDSKERDSWYFIPDFAIKDDKRTGLPMTQMTPQQQIFAVTLPATALSHRGFLEMNSIRALEQVLFELEGKDYRNPELYYVSIFGKPDPKGTWGWRFEGHHLSVNVTIVDGKKFSVTPSFFGSNPATVKQGPLKGVEVLKEEQQLALNLVKSFNPDQLAIATIDTAAVDKKLLAKSVIKEVLTTDDPVVDKGLIQHKGIQYADLDPKQQKMLLRLVNAYLGRFRPELLKGTRYLGNLRDGDHLYFAWSGGQKRGEFHYYRIQSKVFLIEFANTQNDANHVHAVFREFDGDFGRDLLKEHFKQHQK; encoded by the coding sequence TTGAAAACCTATCACTCCTTCTCAAGCCTGGCACTGCTGACCTGCCTGACTGTCTCACTGGGCAGCAGTAATCTGACATTCGCGGAACCGACCAAAGCACAACAGGCGGCAATCAACCGGGCCAGCAGGGAAATGGCATCGGCCGCCAAACGCTTTCTGGCCTCCCTTCCCGAGGAACAGCGCAAAGCAGCCACCTTCAAACTGGACAGTAAAGAACGGGACAGCTGGTACTTCATTCCCGACTTCGCCATCAAGGACGATAAACGGACCGGCCTGCCCATGACGCAGATGACACCCCAGCAGCAGATTTTCGCAGTCACACTGCCAGCGACGGCCCTCTCGCATCGAGGCTTCCTGGAGATGAACTCCATCCGCGCGCTGGAGCAGGTCCTCTTCGAACTGGAAGGCAAAGACTACCGGAACCCCGAACTCTACTACGTCTCAATCTTCGGCAAACCAGATCCCAAAGGAACCTGGGGCTGGCGGTTTGAAGGACATCACCTGTCTGTGAATGTGACCATTGTCGACGGCAAAAAATTCTCAGTCACTCCATCCTTCTTCGGTTCCAACCCCGCAACCGTCAAGCAGGGGCCGCTGAAAGGTGTCGAAGTCCTCAAGGAAGAACAGCAGTTGGCACTGAACCTCGTCAAATCCTTTAACCCCGATCAATTGGCTATCGCCACAATCGACACAGCCGCCGTCGATAAAAAACTGCTGGCGAAAAGTGTGATCAAGGAAGTCCTGACCACCGATGATCCCGTCGTCGACAAAGGTCTGATTCAGCATAAAGGCATTCAGTACGCCGACCTCGACCCCAAACAGCAGAAAATGCTTCTGCGTCTGGTGAATGCCTACCTGGGTCGTTTCCGCCCCGAATTGCTCAAGGGAACCCGCTACCTGGGCAACCTCCGCGATGGCGACCACCTTTACTTCGCCTGGAGTGGCGGCCAGAAGCGGGGTGAATTCCATTACTACCGCATTCAGTCTAAGGTTTTCCTGATTGAATTCGCCAACACCCAGAACGACGCCAATCACGTGCACGCGGTCTTCCGCGAATTCGACGGCGATTTCGGTCGCGACCTGCTCAAAGAGCATTTTAAGCAGCATCAGAAATAA
- a CDS encoding GNAT family N-acetyltransferase has protein sequence MQRIIREYQPADLDDVLASWESATRLAHPFLQEDFLEQERHNIPNLYLPNAETWVIEHEIQVIGFIALLGNEVGAIFVKPEFHGTGAGKALMDKARDLRGDLQVEVFEANSIGRQFYDRYGFQPLSESTHEPTGNRLLRLQFNTAVT, from the coding sequence ATGCAACGAATCATTCGCGAATATCAGCCAGCAGACCTCGATGACGTTCTGGCGTCCTGGGAGAGTGCCACCCGTCTGGCCCATCCTTTTCTACAGGAAGACTTCCTGGAACAGGAACGCCATAACATTCCCAACCTCTATCTGCCCAATGCAGAAACCTGGGTCATCGAACATGAGATACAGGTGATTGGATTCATTGCCTTACTGGGAAATGAAGTTGGTGCGATTTTTGTGAAACCGGAATTTCATGGCACGGGAGCCGGCAAGGCATTGATGGATAAAGCACGAGATCTGAGAGGCGATCTGCAGGTCGAAGTTTTCGAAGCCAATTCGATCGGACGTCAATTTTATGATCGCTATGGTTTTCAGCCACTGTCAGAATCGACACATGAGCCGACGGGAAACCGATTACTCAGACTTCAATTTAATACCGCAGTGACTTAA
- a CDS encoding VOC family protein, translating to MPAHEKINYVEFPARDLAATKAFFETVFGWSFTDYGPDYTAFANEGLDGGFFKAELSSNTESGAALIVFYSERLEETLSKVEAAGGQICKPIFSFPGGRRFQFLEPSGNEFAVWSDH from the coding sequence ATGCCTGCTCACGAAAAAATCAATTACGTCGAATTCCCCGCCCGAGACCTGGCGGCAACCAAAGCATTCTTCGAGACTGTCTTCGGCTGGTCGTTCACCGATTACGGTCCGGACTACACCGCCTTCGCAAACGAAGGACTCGACGGCGGATTCTTCAAGGCAGAACTCTCTTCGAACACGGAGAGCGGCGCCGCGTTGATTGTATTCTATAGTGAGCGACTGGAAGAAACGCTCTCCAAAGTGGAAGCAGCCGGCGGCCAGATCTGCAAACCCATTTTCTCCTTTCCCGGCGGCAGACGCTTTCAGTTTCTGGAACCCTCCGGCAACGAATTCGCAGTCTGGTCAGATCACTAA